In a single window of the Streptomyces sp. NBC_00353 genome:
- a CDS encoding carbohydrate ABC transporter permease — protein MTAPASTPSITPVHPANARSAAAPARSARRSARRRELGACGALMTPFFVLLVTVFLIPVGTAVWLSFFSDDQPGLGFGPERTVFVGLRSYTAVLTDPTFLGGLATVFLYCVIYIPVMVIAALALALLLDSGVVRLRSWAQLGLFLPHAVPGIIAAVIWLYLYTPGLSPVIDLLGKADITIDFLGVHTVLPSIVNIALWSNLGYNMVVFYAALQAVPHEVIEASVVDGAGPVRTALQVKTPLVRSSIVMVAMFTLIFALQLFTEPMLLSQSTPMINSRFSPSMYIYDAAFTRNNYGLAAAASVVLLICTIALSYGVTRWTNRANAPEEDAR, from the coding sequence ATGACCGCCCCCGCTTCCACCCCCTCGATCACCCCCGTGCACCCGGCGAACGCCCGGTCGGCCGCCGCGCCCGCGCGCTCCGCCCGCAGGTCGGCCCGGCGCCGTGAACTCGGTGCCTGCGGCGCCCTGATGACACCGTTCTTCGTACTTCTCGTGACGGTCTTCCTGATCCCCGTCGGAACGGCCGTCTGGCTCAGTTTCTTCAGCGACGACCAGCCGGGGCTCGGCTTCGGCCCGGAGCGCACCGTCTTCGTCGGACTGCGCAGCTATACGGCCGTGCTCACCGACCCGACGTTTCTCGGTGGTCTGGCCACCGTCTTCCTGTACTGCGTCATCTACATCCCGGTGATGGTGATCGCCGCGCTCGCGCTGGCGCTGCTGCTGGACTCCGGGGTGGTGCGGCTGCGCTCCTGGGCCCAGCTCGGCCTGTTCCTGCCGCACGCCGTGCCCGGCATCATCGCCGCCGTCATCTGGCTGTATCTGTACACGCCCGGGCTCAGCCCGGTGATCGATCTGCTCGGCAAGGCCGACATCACCATCGACTTCCTCGGCGTGCACACCGTCCTGCCCTCGATCGTGAACATCGCCCTGTGGAGCAATCTCGGCTACAACATGGTGGTCTTCTACGCCGCACTGCAGGCCGTGCCCCACGAGGTCATCGAGGCCTCGGTCGTCGACGGGGCCGGACCGGTGCGTACCGCGCTCCAGGTCAAGACGCCGCTGGTGCGTTCGTCCATCGTCATGGTGGCGATGTTCACCCTGATCTTCGCGCTCCAGCTGTTCACCGAGCCGATGCTGCTCAGCCAGTCCACCCCCATGATCAACTCGCGGTTCTCGCCCAGCATGTACATCTACGACGCGGCGTTCACCCGTAACAACTACGGCCTGGCCGCAGCCGCCTCGGTCGTCCTGCTGATCTGCACGATCGCCCTCTCCTACGGCGTCACCCGCTGGACCAACCGCGCCAACGCCCCCGAGGAGGACGCCCGATGA
- a CDS encoding carbohydrate ABC transporter permease, whose amino-acid sequence MSATSPTRTAATLRPRLLGRSVVNVVVGISVLYTLLPVLWLVLAASKNRDALFGSNVLSLNHFAFVQNLKDLFAMDGGLYGRWYGNSLLYAVLGAALGALVSIACGYAFDKYRFPHKEKLFGLVLAAVMVPQTVLALPLYLMASGTGLVNTFWSVFIPVLFNPFGVYLGRIFSQGYVPNEVLEAARVDGAGELTTYFRVALRMLGPGLVTVFLFQLTAIWNNFFLPMVMLSDQDLYPVSLGLYTWNSSATVSPEYYPVVIMGSLLAVLPLILAFALLQRFWKSGLTAGAVK is encoded by the coding sequence ATGAGCGCGACGAGCCCCACCCGTACCGCCGCCACGCTGCGGCCCCGGCTTCTCGGCCGCTCCGTCGTCAATGTGGTGGTGGGCATCTCGGTGCTGTACACGCTGCTGCCGGTGCTGTGGCTGGTGCTCGCCGCGTCGAAGAACCGGGACGCCCTGTTCGGCAGCAACGTGCTGTCGCTGAACCACTTCGCCTTCGTGCAGAACCTCAAGGACCTGTTCGCGATGGACGGCGGACTGTACGGGCGGTGGTACGGGAACAGCCTGCTGTACGCGGTCCTCGGCGCCGCGCTCGGAGCCCTCGTGAGCATCGCCTGCGGCTACGCCTTCGACAAGTACCGCTTCCCGCACAAGGAGAAGCTGTTCGGCCTGGTCCTCGCCGCCGTCATGGTGCCGCAGACGGTGCTGGCCCTCCCGCTGTATCTGATGGCGTCCGGCACCGGGCTGGTCAACACCTTCTGGTCGGTCTTCATCCCGGTGCTCTTCAATCCGTTCGGTGTGTATCTCGGCCGGATATTCAGTCAGGGGTACGTGCCGAACGAGGTGCTCGAAGCGGCGCGTGTGGACGGCGCCGGTGAGCTGACCACCTACTTCCGGGTCGCGCTGCGGATGCTGGGGCCCGGTCTGGTCACCGTCTTCCTCTTCCAGCTCACCGCCATCTGGAACAACTTCTTCCTGCCGATGGTGATGCTCTCCGACCAGGACCTGTATCCGGTCAGTCTGGGGCTCTACACCTGGAACAGTTCCGCCACTGTGTCCCCCGAGTACTACCCCGTCGTGATCATGGGCTCGCTGCTCGCCGTCCTCCCGCTGATCCTCGCCTTCGCACTGCTCCAGCGGTTCTGGAAGTCGGGGCTCACCGCGGGCGCCGTCAAGTAG
- a CDS encoding hydroxyacid dehydrogenase: protein MPSTTLTAARRPRAAVAMKPDAAAAVLAPRSLAALAEVCALAPLPVLDDFTTDRARAALADAELLVTGWGCPPLDEAVLAAAPRLRAVVHTAGSVRGHITEACWDRGIEVSSAAAANALPVAEYTVAMILLSGKRALERARDYRAERRRDDWLRTSPEVGNYGRTVGILSASLIGRRVIELLRPYDLQVLLHDPYVSAADAAELGVRPVELAELFAQSDVVSVHTPLLPATRGLVSRELLTSMRPDGVLINTSRGAVVDQDALTDVLRQDRIRAVLDVTDPDTLPSAHPLWECDNALITPHLAGSQGNEWQRLVDLAVREIGRWAAGDGFAHPVRRERLAFLA from the coding sequence ATGCCCAGCACCACCCTCACCGCAGCCCGTCGGCCGCGCGCCGCCGTCGCCATGAAGCCGGATGCCGCGGCCGCCGTCCTCGCCCCCCGATCCCTGGCCGCACTCGCCGAGGTGTGCGCTCTCGCCCCGCTGCCCGTCCTCGACGACTTCACCACCGACCGTGCCCGCGCCGCACTCGCGGACGCCGAACTCCTGGTCACCGGCTGGGGCTGCCCGCCGCTCGACGAGGCCGTGCTGGCGGCGGCTCCCCGGCTGCGCGCCGTCGTGCACACGGCGGGCTCCGTCCGCGGGCACATCACCGAGGCCTGCTGGGACCGGGGCATCGAAGTGTCCTCGGCCGCCGCCGCCAACGCGCTGCCGGTCGCGGAGTACACCGTCGCGATGATCCTGCTCTCCGGGAAGCGGGCCCTGGAGCGGGCCCGCGACTACCGGGCCGAGCGCCGCCGCGACGACTGGCTGCGCACCTCGCCCGAGGTCGGCAACTACGGCCGCACCGTGGGCATCCTGTCCGCCTCGTTGATCGGCCGGCGCGTCATCGAGCTGCTGCGTCCGTACGACCTGCAGGTGCTGCTGCACGATCCCTACGTCTCCGCGGCGGACGCCGCCGAGCTGGGTGTCCGGCCGGTCGAACTCGCCGAGCTGTTCGCGCAGAGCGACGTGGTGAGCGTCCACACCCCGCTGCTGCCCGCCACCCGCGGGCTCGTCAGTCGTGAACTCCTCACCTCGATGCGCCCGGACGGTGTGCTCATCAACACCTCGCGGGGCGCCGTCGTCGACCAGGACGCGCTCACCGACGTACTCCGTCAGGACCGGATCCGCGCCGTCCTCGACGTCACCGACCCCGACACGCTGCCGTCCGCACACCCCCTGTGGGAGTGCGACAACGCCCTGATCACTCCGCATCTCGCGGGCTCGCAGGGCAACGAGTGGCAGCGGCTGGTCGACCTGGCGGTCCGCGAGATCGGCCGCTGGGCCGCGGGCGACGGTTTCGCCCACCCCGTACGACGCGAAAGGCTGGCATTCCTCGCATGA